A single genomic interval of Microbacterium galbinum harbors:
- a CDS encoding glycoside hydrolase family 65 protein codes for MIDRDRFPVDPWRLIETRYSEEGVGETLFSIGNGYLGLRGNHIEGRGAHEHGTFINGLHETWPIRHAEQAYGFAEVGQTIVNAPDAKVMRVYVDDEPISFDEADVREYRRTLDMRTGVLERLVVWETPSGKRVRMRDERIVSFEERHLAILRLEVVVENSDAPVTISCQILNRQDGAGVYAGTPTQAQKPGFDPRKAEKIADRVLEPGEHWQDGLRSALSYRVADSGMTVAVVADHILETENEYSARALVEADIAKNVFRVQAKAGVPITVTKLVSYHTSRGVPPRELVDRCRRSLDRVAVEGVETQFQRQRDWLDAFWERSDVQIGGHDDLQQATRWCLLQLAQAAARADGTGVPAKGVSGSGYSGHYFWDTEIYVLPFLAYTSPQWARNALRARVLMLPAARRRAAQLNEAGALFPWRTINGEEASAYYAAGTAQYHINADVSFALGKYVRATGDTEFLRREGADVAVETARLWATLGFWRSAQVVENADAADGLQTFHIHGVTGPDEYTTVVNDNLYTNVMARYNLRFAAEVVREIRETYPEDYRDLVERTGLFEGEAESWERAAEAMFIPYSESLGIHPQDSLFLEREVWDLAHTPSSQRPLLLHFHPLVIYRFQVLKQADVVLALFLQGNHFSPEEKRADFDYYDPLTTGDSTLSAVVQSILAAEVGYQDLALKYFEESIFVDLHDLHNNAADGVHVASAGGVWTALVCGFGGMRDYEGELSFDPRLPAAWPSLTFPMKWKESEVTVTITAHELRLRVRSGAPVPFTVRDEAYIATEGEEVVVPLADQGPLIPGRPTLRQFADARREDGTRLSASVPVITTSIPVLAPPE; via the coding sequence ATGATCGACCGCGACCGCTTCCCCGTCGACCCGTGGCGCCTCATCGAGACGCGCTACTCCGAGGAGGGCGTCGGCGAGACGCTGTTCTCGATCGGCAACGGATACCTCGGTCTCCGGGGCAATCACATCGAGGGCCGCGGGGCTCACGAGCACGGCACCTTCATCAACGGGCTGCACGAGACGTGGCCGATCCGTCATGCCGAGCAGGCCTACGGCTTCGCCGAGGTGGGCCAGACCATCGTCAACGCCCCCGACGCCAAGGTCATGCGCGTCTACGTCGACGACGAGCCGATCTCGTTCGACGAGGCGGATGTGCGCGAGTACCGCCGCACGCTCGACATGCGCACGGGTGTGCTCGAGCGTCTCGTCGTGTGGGAGACGCCGTCGGGCAAGCGCGTGCGCATGCGCGACGAGCGCATCGTCAGCTTCGAGGAGCGCCACCTCGCGATCCTGCGCCTCGAGGTCGTCGTCGAGAACTCCGACGCTCCGGTCACGATCAGCTGCCAGATCCTCAATCGCCAGGACGGTGCGGGCGTCTACGCCGGCACCCCGACCCAGGCCCAGAAGCCGGGCTTCGACCCGCGCAAGGCCGAGAAGATCGCCGATCGGGTGCTCGAGCCGGGTGAGCACTGGCAGGACGGCCTGCGCTCGGCGCTGTCGTACCGCGTCGCCGACTCCGGCATGACCGTCGCCGTCGTCGCCGACCACATCCTCGAGACCGAGAACGAGTACAGCGCCCGCGCCCTGGTCGAAGCAGACATCGCGAAGAACGTCTTCCGGGTGCAGGCCAAGGCCGGAGTGCCGATCACCGTCACCAAGCTCGTGAGCTACCACACCTCGCGCGGAGTGCCTCCGCGCGAGCTCGTCGACCGCTGCCGCCGCTCCCTCGACCGCGTCGCCGTGGAGGGCGTCGAGACGCAGTTCCAGCGCCAGCGCGACTGGCTCGACGCGTTCTGGGAGCGCAGCGACGTGCAGATCGGCGGTCACGACGACCTGCAGCAGGCGACCCGCTGGTGCCTCCTCCAGCTCGCGCAGGCCGCGGCCCGCGCCGACGGCACCGGAGTCCCCGCCAAGGGCGTCTCCGGGTCGGGGTACAGCGGCCACTACTTCTGGGACACCGAGATCTACGTGCTCCCGTTCCTCGCGTACACGTCGCCGCAGTGGGCGCGCAACGCGCTGCGCGCCCGCGTGCTGATGCTGCCGGCGGCGCGTCGGCGCGCGGCCCAGCTCAACGAGGCGGGGGCGCTCTTCCCCTGGCGCACGATCAACGGCGAGGAGGCCTCGGCCTACTACGCCGCGGGCACGGCGCAGTACCACATCAATGCCGACGTGAGCTTCGCGCTCGGCAAGTACGTGCGCGCGACGGGAGACACCGAGTTCCTCCGCCGCGAGGGCGCCGACGTCGCGGTAGAGACCGCGCGCCTGTGGGCGACGCTCGGCTTCTGGCGCTCGGCGCAGGTGGTCGAGAACGCGGATGCCGCCGACGGTCTGCAGACCTTCCACATCCACGGCGTCACCGGTCCCGACGAGTACACGACCGTCGTGAACGACAACCTCTACACGAACGTCATGGCCCGCTACAACCTCCGCTTCGCGGCCGAGGTCGTGCGCGAGATCCGCGAGACGTACCCCGAGGACTACCGCGACCTCGTCGAGCGCACGGGCCTGTTCGAGGGCGAGGCGGAGTCGTGGGAGCGCGCCGCCGAGGCGATGTTCATCCCCTACAGCGAGAGCCTGGGCATCCACCCGCAGGACTCCCTGTTCCTCGAGCGCGAGGTCTGGGACCTGGCGCACACGCCGTCGTCGCAGCGTCCGCTGCTGCTGCACTTCCACCCGCTGGTGATCTACCGGTTCCAGGTGCTCAAGCAGGCGGATGTCGTGCTCGCGCTGTTCCTGCAGGGCAACCACTTCTCGCCCGAGGAGAAGCGCGCCGACTTCGACTACTACGACCCGCTCACCACGGGTGACTCGACGCTCTCGGCGGTCGTGCAGTCGATCCTCGCGGCCGAGGTCGGGTACCAGGACCTCGCGCTGAAGTACTTCGAGGAGTCGATCTTCGTCGACCTCCACGACCTGCACAACAACGCGGCCGACGGGGTGCACGTGGCCTCCGCCGGTGGCGTGTGGACCGCGCTCGTATGCGGTTTCGGCGGCATGCGCGACTACGAGGGCGAGCTGAGCTTCGACCCGCGTCTGCCCGCGGCCTGGCCCTCGCTGACCTTCCCGATGAAGTGGAAGGAGTCCGAGGTCACGGTCACGATCACGGCCCATGAACTGCGTCTGCGGGTGCGCTCCGGCGCACCGGTGCCGTTCACGGTGCGCGACGAGGCCTACATCGCGACCGAGGGCGAAGAGGTCGTCGTCCCGCTCGCCGACCAGGGCCCGCTGATCCCGGGTCGCCCGACGCTGCGCCAGTTCGCGGATGCCCGTCGCGAGGACGGAACGCGCCTCTCGGCATCCGTCCCGGTGATCACCACGTCGATCCCGGTGCTCGCACCGCCGGAGTGA
- a CDS encoding HAD family hydrolase → MPENLPDLLAAEGVLFDLDGVLTPTAEVHMRAWKAVFDDVFAEWGITPAYTDADYFDYVDGKKRYDGVASLMHSRNVEIPWGEVDDPPSADTICGIGNRKNDAFAAELRRDGIAPYPGSLALVQRLHAAGVPLGVVSSSKNAEEVLAAADLRSYFRIVVDGVVAERDGLASKPAPDMFRAGAVALGVDPARSVAVEDATSGAASASAAGYAHVVGVDRGTGADALRAAGATVVVNDLDRFLPTTPNSAPETTA, encoded by the coding sequence GTGCCGGAAAACCTGCCCGATCTGCTCGCCGCAGAAGGGGTGCTGTTCGACCTCGACGGCGTGCTCACGCCGACGGCAGAGGTCCACATGCGGGCCTGGAAAGCCGTGTTCGACGACGTGTTCGCCGAGTGGGGCATCACGCCGGCCTACACCGACGCCGACTACTTCGACTACGTCGACGGCAAGAAGCGCTACGACGGTGTCGCGAGCCTGATGCACAGCCGTAACGTCGAGATCCCCTGGGGCGAGGTCGACGACCCGCCCTCCGCCGACACCATCTGCGGCATCGGCAACCGCAAGAACGACGCCTTCGCCGCCGAGCTGCGCCGTGACGGCATCGCCCCGTACCCGGGCTCGCTCGCACTGGTCCAGCGTCTGCACGCGGCCGGGGTACCGCTCGGCGTCGTGTCGAGTTCGAAGAACGCTGAAGAGGTCCTCGCCGCCGCCGACCTCCGCTCGTACTTCCGCATCGTGGTCGACGGCGTCGTCGCCGAGCGCGACGGTCTGGCGTCCAAGCCCGCGCCCGACATGTTCCGCGCCGGCGCCGTGGCGCTCGGCGTCGACCCCGCTCGCAGCGTCGCCGTCGAGGACGCGACCTCGGGCGCGGCATCCGCATCGGCCGCCGGCTACGCGCACGTCGTCGGCGTCGACCGCGGCACCGGGGCCGACGCGCTGCGCGCCGCGGGCGCCACCGTCGTCGTCAACGACCTCGACCGCTTCCTCCCGACCACCCCGAACTCTGCACCGGAGACCACCGCATGA
- a CDS encoding acetate/propionate family kinase has translation MSAILVINSGSSSLKYSLLDIEREHELASGLIERIGQDTGAASHTVRPDTDADAVPTMLDATYSDERSIPDHHAAFAVMLEQFAEHGPSLAEHPPVAVGHRVVHGGARFFAPTLIDADVERQIEELSVLAPLHNPANLAGILAAQAVFRGVPHVAVFDTAFHQTLPAAAYTYAIDAELAKQHRVRRYGFHGTSHQFVSEAAAAYLGRDLGDLRQLVFHLGNGASVTAIDGGRSVETSMGLTPLEGLVMGTRSGDLDPAALVHLSRRAGLSINELDALLNTRSGLQGLAGRSDMRDILAGVDAGEEAATLAFDVYVHRLRAYAGAYIAQLGGVDVISFTAGVGENAARVRAEALATLGFAGVEVDHGRNAERGRGIRRISTDASTVTVLVVPTNEELQIARQTADML, from the coding sequence ATGAGCGCGATCCTCGTGATCAACAGCGGCTCGTCGTCGCTGAAGTACAGCCTCCTCGACATCGAGCGCGAGCACGAGCTCGCCTCGGGCCTCATCGAGAGGATCGGCCAGGACACCGGTGCGGCCTCGCACACGGTGCGACCCGACACCGATGCGGATGCCGTGCCCACGATGCTCGACGCGACGTACAGCGACGAGCGCTCGATCCCCGATCATCATGCGGCCTTCGCGGTGATGCTCGAGCAGTTCGCCGAGCACGGCCCCTCTCTCGCCGAGCATCCGCCGGTCGCCGTCGGGCACCGCGTCGTGCACGGCGGGGCCCGCTTCTTCGCGCCGACCCTGATCGATGCCGACGTCGAGCGGCAGATCGAGGAGCTGTCGGTACTCGCGCCCCTGCACAATCCGGCCAACCTCGCCGGCATCCTCGCGGCGCAGGCCGTCTTCCGCGGCGTGCCGCACGTCGCCGTGTTCGACACCGCGTTCCATCAGACTCTGCCCGCCGCTGCGTACACCTACGCGATCGACGCCGAACTGGCGAAGCAGCACCGCGTGCGGCGCTACGGCTTCCACGGCACCAGTCACCAGTTCGTCAGCGAGGCGGCCGCGGCGTACCTCGGCCGCGACCTCGGCGATCTGCGCCAGCTCGTGTTCCACCTGGGCAACGGAGCGTCGGTCACCGCGATCGACGGAGGGCGCTCGGTCGAGACGTCGATGGGGCTGACCCCGCTCGAGGGCCTGGTGATGGGCACCCGCTCGGGAGACCTCGACCCGGCGGCTCTGGTGCACCTGTCGCGTCGCGCCGGCCTCTCGATCAACGAGCTCGATGCGCTGCTGAACACCCGCAGCGGACTGCAGGGCCTCGCCGGACGCAGCGACATGCGCGACATCCTCGCGGGCGTCGATGCGGGGGAGGAGGCGGCGACCCTCGCCTTCGACGTCTACGTGCACCGCCTGCGCGCCTACGCCGGGGCGTACATCGCCCAGCTCGGCGGCGTCGACGTGATCTCGTTCACCGCCGGCGTCGGCGAGAACGCGGCCCGGGTGCGCGCGGAGGCCCTCGCGACCCTCGGATTCGCCGGCGTCGAGGTCGATCACGGGCGCAACGCCGAGCGCGGTCGCGGCATCCGGAGGATCTCCACGGATGCCTCGACGGTGACGGTTCTGGTGGTCCCGACGAACGAGGAACTGCAGATCGCCCGGCAGACCGCCGACATGCTCTGA